One Helicobacter cetorum MIT 00-7128 DNA window includes the following coding sequences:
- a CDS encoding thiamine diphosphokinase, translated as MQAVILANGEFPKSKKCLEILKNAPFLIACDGAVAPLHKLKIKPSVVIGDLDSIDSNLKALYNPICVNEQNSNDLSKAFFYAFNKGYNDFIFLGLNGKREDHTLANIFLLFEYFKFCKKLQAISDYGIFRVLETPFTLPSFKGEQISLFSLDFKAQFTSKNLKYPLKDLCLNTLFSGTLNEATHDFFSLYSMPKSVVLVYEKY; from the coding sequence TTCCTAAGTCAAAAAAATGCTTAGAAATTTTAAAAAACGCCCCTTTTTTAATCGCATGCGATGGGGCTGTTGCACCCTTGCATAAGCTAAAAATTAAACCAAGTGTAGTCATAGGCGATTTGGATAGCATAGACTCAAACTTAAAAGCTTTGTATAACCCCATATGCGTGAATGAGCAAAATAGCAACGATTTATCCAAAGCCTTTTTTTATGCGTTTAATAAGGGCTATAATGATTTTATTTTCTTAGGATTGAACGGTAAGCGAGAAGACCACACCCTAGCGAACATTTTTTTATTGTTTGAGTATTTTAAATTTTGCAAGAAACTCCAAGCCATTAGTGATTATGGTATTTTTAGGGTGCTAGAAACCCCTTTTACTTTGCCTAGCTTTAAGGGAGAGCAGATTTCGCTTTTTAGCTTGGATTTTAAGGCTCAATTCACTTCTAAAAATCTCAAATACCCTTTAAAAGATTTGTGTTTAAACACGCTATTTTCCGGAACGCTTAATGAAGCTACGCATGATTTTTTTAGCTTATATTCTATGCCTAAAAGCGTTGTGCTTGTGTATGAAAAATACTAG